A genomic window from Ascaphus truei isolate aAscTru1 chromosome 1, aAscTru1.hap1, whole genome shotgun sequence includes:
- the LOC142491634 gene encoding uncharacterized protein LOC142491634: MPIQWPSSAESASTAPPVAVLAGLDFVPSNLSILPTMYHEFLDVFNKNESIQESPFFINFGFHLSSLPLSSPPSGIRAADSHVTTLQNSWKRILKSLQSAISRQKTKADRRRQPGPSFKPGDRVWLSSKNIRLKTPSPKLSPRFLGPFKITEKISPVAYRLALPPTMRIPSVFHVSLLKPFVQSSHFLDPSRKPNPLSTLGQQEYEIHSLIDSLAPEGHVSPETEQVSSPGSASSTHLEEHDEEDFDDDDDDDDDAAAAAIDTQIQASDHEEVPIETVLPPKRPANTTYDAIVASEGKIVEAENRRHSDLMTVLERMIALQEETVSQLAHLHRVFIEVPKQLQKINTSFEALVVQQTQANYWRMTNVPQFNTSQPGSVHAGQFSPHSSNIHSPGPNVTGQVADIAVQVPDDILPLPSVQIQQQTPTKEATKTKQDTHETDQPSLVQCLPTCSHVSVGTSPVREQSLPKSL; encoded by the exons ATGCCAATCCAGTGGCCTTCCTCCGCTGAGTCTGCTTCCACAGctcctcctgttgcggtgcttgccggcctggatttCGTCCCTTCCAATCTCTCGATTCTTCCGACCATGTACCATGAGTTCCTGGACgtgttcaacaaa AATGAGTCTATACAAGAGTCTCCTTTCTTCATCAATTTCGGTTTTCACcttagcagtcttcccctctcctcccccccttctggaATTCGCGCAGCAGACTCCCATGTTACGACCCTGCAGAattcttggaaaaggatccttaAGTCCCTACAATCTGCCATCTCTAGACAAAAAACTAAAGCAGATCGTCGTCGCCAACCAGGTCCTTCATTTAAGCCTGGTGACAGAGTGTGGCTGTCCTCGAAGAACATTAGGCTTAAAACTCCATCTCCAAAACTGTCCCCAAGATTTCTGGGTCCTTTCAAGATAACAGAAAAGATTAGTCCAGTCGCCTACCGTCTAGCactacctcccaccatgaggatcccTTCCGTATTTCATGTGTCCCTACTCAAGCCCTTTGTCCAGAGCTCGCACTTCCTGGATCCTTCCCGAAAACCCAACCCGTTGTCTACCCtaggacaacaggagtacgagatTCACTCGTTAATCGACTCTC ttgcccctgaaggacatgtgtcacctgagactgaacaagtgtcttcacctgggtcagccagctcaacacacctagaag aacatgatgaagaggattttgatgatgatgatgatgatgatgatgatgccgccgccgccgccatagacacacaaatacaagcaagtgaccatgaagaggttccaattgaaactgttttaccgccaaaacgtccagcaaataccacatatgatgcaattgtagcttctgagggaaaaattgtggaagcagaaaatcgtcgccattctgacctgatgacagtgctggaaaggatgattgcactgcaggaagaaacagtttcacaattggcacatctccacagagtcttcattgaagtgcctaaacagttgcaaaaaatcaacacctcattcgaagcattagttgttcagcaaacacaagctaattactggagaatgactaatgtaccacaattcaacacctcacagccaggatctgttcatgcaggtcagttttcaccacattcatctaatattcattcaccaggcccaaatgttaccggtcaagtagcagacattgctgtgcaggttcctgatgacatcctaccgctgccatctgtacaaattcagcagcagacacctacaaaggaggcgacaaaaacaaaacaagacacacatgaaacagaccaaccatcacttgtgcagtgtctaccaacttgctcacatgtgtcagtgggcacaagccctgtccgtgaacagtcactacccaaaagcctgtag